One Bos taurus isolate L1 Dominette 01449 registration number 42190680 breed Hereford chromosome 3, ARS-UCD2.0, whole genome shotgun sequence DNA window includes the following coding sequences:
- the LOC132344830 gene encoding uncharacterized protein: protein MSLSSPAQHSICPLSLPNLMPTPCQLSQQCQTGTGVTKPVGVCGGSRRQPHNPPGLIPPTHMHPQGRESSHPSLTPHCPIWLPLRLDKLSPSSRNKLREAGIAALTHSLSQLQLGVFTAFGWGSIQERLPPGPEARTACWSPPLPSTHFRCPKLGQQRSFPVGQLAPAPLPLPCSGPRLPAPPTPRAPRGLTTSQPPFDTWGLCGAGGRGPALSPNTSRAGAPGQARVRAQPAAHAAPPLPAPPRSGRDTSLSYFGWGGRREGKLEIESSAPHPFEWQPPASRVQTRSYNNTVATPTPGAGAGFEKVAAVLEPERREWD, encoded by the exons ATGTCCCTTTCCAGCCCAGCACAACACTCCATATGCCCACTGTCTCTGCCCAACCTGATGCCCACTCCATGCCAGCTCTCCCAGCAGTGCCAGACGGGTACAGGGGTGACCAAACCAGTTGGTGTGTGTGGGGGCAGCAGGAGGCAACCCCATAATCCTCCAGGCCTCATTCCCCCTACACACATGCACCCTCAGGGAAGAGAGAGTTCCCATCCCAGTTTAACCCCTCACTGCCCAATCTGGCTCCCCCTGCGCCTTGATAAActgtctccctcctccaggaataAGTTGAGGGAAGCGGGAATAGCTGCGCTGACTCATTCTCTTTCTCAGCTGCAGCTCGGGGTCTTCACTGCATTCGGGTGGGGGTCAATTCAAGAACGCCTTCCACCTGGCCCGGAAGCCAGGACAGCCTGCTGGtctccccctctccccagcaCCCACTTCCGGTGTCCCAAACTAGGTCAGCAGCGCTCGTTTCCTGTGGGTCAGCTAGCACCCGCgcctctgcccctcccctgctccggacccaggctccctgccccccccacccccagggcgcCCCGAGGTCTCACCACGTCTCAGCCGCCCTTTGATACGTGGGGGTTGtgcggggcggggggcaggggaccCGCCCTCTCTCCAAACACCAGCAGGGCCGGGGCGCCTGGGCAGGCACGTGTCCGGGCACAACCCGCTGCCCACGCCGCCCCCCCACTCCCGGCCCCCCCTCGCTCTGGCCGGGACACGTCGCTCTCTTACTtcgggtggggtgggaggagagagggaaaacTGGAAATTGAAAGCAGCGCCCCCCACCCCTTTGAATGGCAGCCCCCTGCCAGCCGCGTTCAGACTAGGTCCTACAACAACACAGTAGCGACCCCCACTCCGG GGGCAGGAGCTGGCTTTGAAAAGGTGGCGGCGGTACTGGAGCCCGAACGAAGAGAGTGGGACTGA